A genome region from Cognatishimia activa includes the following:
- the metF gene encoding methylenetetrahydrofolate reductase [NAD(P)H], whose product MTTPDISFEFFPPRNLEASFRLWDTVQALAPLAPRFVSVTYGAGGTTRDLTREAVETIHKNSGLKVAAHLTCVDATREETIGIAQEFAKAGVSDIVALRGDPPKGSAGFTPHPEGFANSVELISALADTGDFNIRVGAYPEIHPEAADQQANIDWLKAKIDAGASEALTQFFFEPETFLRFRDACAKAGIDAPITPGILPIENWKGVRNFATRCGTTIPAWLDDAFEKAIRDGREDLLATALCTEICSALIDEGVDKLHFYTLNTPELTRDICHAIGVTPEVKLQNVA is encoded by the coding sequence ATGACCACGCCTGATATTTCCTTTGAATTCTTCCCGCCCCGCAATTTGGAGGCCTCTTTTCGGCTGTGGGACACGGTTCAGGCACTGGCACCTCTTGCCCCTCGCTTTGTCTCTGTGACTTACGGTGCTGGCGGCACCACCCGTGATCTGACGCGCGAAGCGGTTGAAACCATTCACAAAAATAGCGGCCTCAAAGTCGCCGCCCATCTGACCTGTGTGGACGCCACCCGAGAAGAGACCATCGGGATCGCGCAGGAGTTCGCAAAAGCAGGTGTCAGTGACATCGTCGCCCTGCGCGGCGACCCGCCAAAAGGCAGCGCGGGGTTCACGCCGCATCCCGAAGGCTTTGCCAATAGTGTCGAATTGATCAGCGCTTTGGCCGATACGGGTGATTTCAACATCCGCGTCGGTGCCTACCCCGAGATCCACCCAGAGGCGGCTGATCAGCAAGCCAATATTGACTGGCTCAAGGCCAAGATCGACGCGGGCGCATCCGAGGCTCTGACACAGTTTTTCTTTGAACCTGAAACTTTCCTGCGGTTCCGAGACGCCTGTGCGAAGGCGGGTATCGATGCGCCGATCACGCCGGGCATTCTGCCGATTGAGAACTGGAAGGGCGTGCGCAACTTTGCAACGCGCTGTGGCACAACCATCCCAGCGTGGCTGGATGATGCCTTTGAAAAGGCGATCCGCGACGGGCGCGAGGATCTTTTGGCCACGGCCCTTTGCACTGAAATCTGCTCTGCCCTGATCGACGAAGGCGTCGACAAACTGCATTTCTACACGCTCAACACACCAGAGCTGACCCGCGATATCTGTCACGCGATCGGCGTCACCCCCGAAGTGAAACTTCAGAACGTAGCGTAA
- a CDS encoding PaaI family thioesterase, whose protein sequence is MSQRRIANSIDELPTFQDMLSMSGLEFMQGVRDGTLAGPPIGRTLNFGVAEVEEGRVVFEGRPQFEATNPLRTVHGGWYGTVLDSCMACAFMTTLDKGSYYTTLEFKVNIIKPIPLDTPVRAIGTVQHAGRSTGVAIGEIRGKEDDRLYATGSTTCIVMKAEPPHQ, encoded by the coding sequence ATGTCACAACGCAGAATAGCAAATTCCATCGACGAACTCCCAACCTTCCAAGACATGCTGTCCATGTCGGGGCTGGAATTCATGCAAGGCGTCCGAGACGGAACCCTTGCGGGGCCGCCGATTGGGCGCACGCTCAATTTCGGAGTTGCCGAGGTGGAAGAAGGCCGCGTGGTGTTTGAAGGCCGGCCACAATTTGAGGCGACCAACCCCCTGCGCACCGTGCATGGCGGCTGGTATGGCACCGTGTTGGACAGCTGTATGGCCTGTGCCTTTATGACGACCTTGGACAAGGGCAGCTACTACACCACATTGGAATTCAAGGTGAACATCATCAAACCCATTCCGCTTGATACGCCAGTACGCGCCATCGGAACGGTTCAACATGCAGGTCGCAGCACGGGTGTTGCCATTGGGGAAATCAGGGGCAAAGAGGACGATCGGCTTTACGCGACCGGTTCAACCACCTGTATTGTTATGAAAGCCGAACCGCCTCACCAATAG
- a CDS encoding DUF2244 domain-containing protein, with the protein MPYRWSDTPEGPEVLTLTAHRSLPPKGFAAVILITVAFLTLPLLSVLGTAVLWWMLPFLGAAVWALWAALRRSYKDGEVSEDLTRAGDILTLTHRPARGDDLSWECNIYWVRAELHKEGGPVPNYVTLSGNGRQVELGRFLSEDERKDLFNEVQTYLSAASRK; encoded by the coding sequence ATGCCCTATCGCTGGAGCGACACGCCAGAGGGTCCAGAAGTTTTGACTTTGACCGCCCATCGGTCTTTACCGCCCAAGGGCTTTGCTGCCGTGATACTGATCACCGTGGCATTTCTGACCTTGCCTCTGCTCAGCGTCCTTGGGACCGCGGTGCTCTGGTGGATGCTCCCGTTCCTAGGGGCAGCTGTATGGGCGCTCTGGGCGGCTCTGAGGCGGTCCTACAAGGACGGTGAGGTCTCTGAGGACTTAACGCGTGCTGGGGATATTCTGACACTGACACATCGGCCAGCGCGCGGCGATGATTTGTCCTGGGAATGTAATATCTATTGGGTGCGTGCCGAGTTGCACAAAGAGGGCGGGCCTGTCCCAAACTACGTGACATTATCAGGCAACGGACGCCAAGTAGAACTTGGGCGATTTCTGTCAGAGGACGAGCGGAAAGATCTGTTTAATGAAGTACAGACTTATTTATCTGCAGCCTCACGCAAGTAA
- a CDS encoding Mrp/NBP35 family ATP-binding protein: MAVSQDDVKTALEQLSLPDGGTLVSRDMLRALTIDGDTVRFVIEAPSPEVAKHMEPLRQAAERVVQALPGVSKASVALTAPTVEKQPPSLKVGGHPKPQQGPMTVPGVKSIIAIGSGKGGVGKSTVSSNLAVALAKQGRKVGLLDADIYGPSQPRMMGINKRPASPDGKTIIPLKSHGVTLMSIGFMLEEDKAVVWRGPMLMGALQQMLGQVEWGELDVLLVDLPPGTGDVQLTLCQKTKISGAILVSTPQDVALLDARKAIDMFQTLKTPVLGMVENMSTHICSNCGHEEHIFGHGGVAAEAEKLGVPLLGALPIDLETRLAGDSGTPIAAKEGPMADAYARIAQGMIKGGIA, encoded by the coding sequence ATGGCTGTTTCGCAGGACGACGTAAAAACCGCATTGGAACAATTGAGTTTGCCTGATGGCGGCACTCTGGTCAGCCGGGATATGCTGCGGGCGTTGACAATCGACGGAGACACCGTCCGGTTCGTGATCGAAGCCCCCTCCCCTGAAGTCGCCAAACATATGGAGCCCCTGCGGCAAGCCGCCGAACGCGTGGTTCAGGCTCTGCCTGGTGTCAGCAAAGCCTCGGTCGCGCTGACGGCTCCGACAGTGGAAAAACAGCCACCAAGCCTAAAGGTCGGAGGTCACCCGAAGCCACAGCAAGGTCCGATGACTGTCCCGGGCGTCAAAAGCATCATTGCAATCGGATCTGGCAAAGGCGGCGTCGGAAAATCCACTGTTTCAAGCAATCTGGCGGTGGCCTTGGCAAAGCAGGGTCGCAAAGTTGGCCTGCTGGATGCAGACATCTATGGCCCCAGCCAACCGCGCATGATGGGCATCAACAAACGCCCCGCGTCGCCAGATGGAAAAACCATAATTCCTCTGAAATCACATGGGGTTACCCTGATGTCCATCGGCTTCATGCTCGAAGAGGACAAGGCCGTTGTCTGGCGTGGACCAATGCTGATGGGCGCGCTGCAGCAGATGCTGGGGCAAGTGGAATGGGGCGAGTTGGATGTACTTTTGGTCGACCTGCCGCCCGGCACGGGCGACGTGCAATTGACGCTTTGTCAAAAGACGAAAATCAGTGGGGCGATCCTTGTTTCTACGCCTCAGGACGTCGCTCTTTTGGACGCGCGCAAGGCGATTGATATGTTCCAGACGCTCAAGACACCGGTCTTGGGAATGGTCGAAAACATGTCGACCCACATCTGCAGCAACTGCGGTCACGAGGAACACATCTTTGGGCATGGTGGAGTTGCGGCTGAGGCGGAAAAACTAGGTGTACCTCTGTTGGGGGCGCTGCCAATTGATCTGGAAACCCGACTTGCCGGAGACAGCGGTACGCCAATTGCCGCCAAAGAAGGACCGATGGCGGACGCCTATGCGCGCATTGCACAGGGAATGATCAAAGGTGGAATTGCATAG
- a CDS encoding DUF2235 domain-containing protein, producing MKVFRFTSKIRDWLRGGLRSQENAAPIRGVRTHVIILDGTMSSLEEGMETNAGRTYQLLSEKGGISLFYEAGLQFTKWQNAPDIMMGRGINRQIRRAYGVLASRYRPGDRIFLFGYSRGAFAVRSLAGVIDRIGLLHAQHATERNIRQAYRHYETDPNAPVVGEFAKAFCHESVEIQMIGVWDTVKALGVRLPLVWKLSDRQHDFHDHRLGQSVRNGFHALALNETRSVYAPVMWSTENGWQGNVEQVWFRGTHGDVGGQIDGMSDVRPLANIPLVWMLENAERCGLEMPEGWKARFPMDATAPSIGTWRGWGKLFLARHRRKVGQDASERIHDTVPEKVKRRWRIVPRLLVRRFGFHNNTGG from the coding sequence ATGAAGGTCTTTCGCTTTACATCCAAAATCCGGGACTGGCTCCGTGGCGGGCTAAGATCTCAGGAAAACGCAGCCCCCATACGCGGGGTGCGCACGCATGTGATTATTCTGGATGGCACCATGTCCTCGCTCGAAGAGGGGATGGAGACCAACGCGGGTCGTACCTATCAACTCTTGTCTGAAAAGGGTGGAATCAGCCTGTTTTATGAGGCTGGATTGCAATTCACCAAATGGCAGAATGCGCCGGATATTATGATGGGGCGCGGGATCAACCGTCAGATCCGCCGTGCTTATGGGGTCTTGGCGTCGCGCTATCGACCCGGAGACCGGATTTTTCTGTTTGGCTATTCGCGCGGGGCTTTTGCAGTGCGCTCCTTAGCAGGCGTGATAGACCGGATTGGTTTGCTTCATGCCCAGCATGCGACCGAACGCAATATACGTCAGGCCTATCGCCACTATGAAACGGACCCAAATGCTCCGGTCGTGGGTGAATTTGCCAAAGCTTTCTGCCATGAGAGCGTCGAGATTCAGATGATCGGTGTATGGGACACCGTGAAGGCTTTGGGCGTACGTCTGCCTCTGGTCTGGAAACTTTCAGACCGTCAGCACGACTTTCACGACCACCGGCTCGGTCAGTCAGTGCGCAATGGGTTTCACGCATTGGCGCTCAATGAAACCAGATCCGTCTATGCGCCGGTCATGTGGTCCACTGAGAATGGCTGGCAGGGGAATGTAGAGCAGGTATGGTTCCGAGGGACCCACGGAGATGTCGGTGGGCAAATCGATGGGATGAGCGACGTACGTCCTTTGGCCAATATTCCGCTGGTTTGGATGCTTGAGAACGCAGAGCGCTGCGGCCTGGAGATGCCCGAGGGTTGGAAAGCGCGGTTTCCCATGGATGCAACCGCGCCTTCGATTGGCACTTGGCGGGGCTGGGGGAAATTGTTTCTTGCGCGCCACAGAAGGAAAGTAGGACAGGACGCGTCAGAACGTATTCATGATACGGTGCCCGAAAAGGTGAAGCGGCGCTGGCGGATTGTACCACGCCTATTGGTGAGGCGGTTCGGCTTTCATAACAATACAGGTGGTTGA
- a CDS encoding LysR family transcriptional regulator, whose translation MHIEFRHLRTVKAIHECGGLARAADQLNITQSALSHQIKGLEEQAGIELFVRRSKPMKLSAAGQRLLRLAQQVLPEVEALEEEFMGLRDGKSGRLHIAIECHACFEWLFPVLETFRKSWPDVDVDIRPGLAFDAMPALQKEDVDLVVSSDPENLPGVEFKHLFDYNPVFVASANHPLAQKDWVDAEDFRGETLITYPVERSRLDVFSQLLMPAKVEPDRVRQAELTAVILLLVASNRGVAVLPDWVVREVKYNSDYVTRPLTEQGVTRGLYAAVRAPDLEKPFMTDLIRLAGQEARRLQEA comes from the coding sequence ATGCACATTGAATTCCGCCACCTTCGCACGGTGAAGGCGATCCACGAATGTGGGGGATTGGCCCGTGCTGCGGATCAATTGAATATTACCCAGTCTGCTTTGTCGCATCAGATCAAAGGCTTAGAGGAGCAGGCGGGGATCGAGCTCTTTGTGCGCCGCTCAAAACCTATGAAGCTTTCGGCCGCGGGGCAGCGCCTGTTGCGCCTCGCACAGCAGGTTTTGCCCGAGGTTGAGGCCCTGGAAGAAGAGTTCATGGGGCTGCGCGACGGCAAATCCGGCCGCCTGCATATCGCGATTGAATGTCACGCCTGTTTTGAGTGGCTCTTTCCGGTGCTTGAGACCTTCCGCAAGAGCTGGCCAGACGTGGATGTCGACATCCGCCCAGGGCTGGCTTTTGATGCGATGCCTGCGCTGCAAAAAGAAGACGTGGATCTTGTGGTGTCCTCTGATCCGGAAAACCTGCCGGGCGTCGAGTTCAAGCATCTCTTTGATTACAATCCTGTTTTTGTGGCTTCAGCCAATCATCCACTGGCGCAGAAAGACTGGGTGGACGCCGAGGATTTCCGTGGCGAGACCCTGATCACATACCCTGTGGAACGCAGCCGTTTGGATGTGTTCAGCCAGCTCTTGATGCCCGCCAAGGTCGAGCCGGATCGCGTGCGTCAAGCTGAGCTGACTGCCGTGATCCTCTTGCTTGTGGCGTCTAATCGTGGCGTTGCGGTGCTGCCGGATTGGGTGGTGCGCGAGGTGAAATATAACTCGGATTATGTCACGCGCCCGCTGACCGAACAGGGCGTCACACGCGGGCTTTATGCCGCCGTGCGCGCGCCCGATCTTGAGAAACCCTTCATGACCGATTTGATCCGCCTCGCTGGCCAAGAGGCGCGGCGTCTGCAAGAGGCATAG